ATGATAGTGGCCCCAGTAACCGCCCGACGGAATTGCACCGCTTCTATACCTATCACCTCTTTTAGATCGAGCTTCGATCTCGCCTCTTTCAGGACACTACTATATGTTAGCCCCTTATTAATTGCCGCTTCGGTAAGTGTCACGACAACGGCAGAGCTTCGAGGCACTTTTAGTCTCTGCGGTCGCGGTGCAGGCGCAGATGTTGGTGCCTGCGTGGGAGCCGCTTTCGACTTTTGTCGTTGTGCCTTTCCGTTTCTCCCTACAGTTACCCAGTTTTCCTCGAGCGCGTCTGGATTTGGAGGACGACGAGGAGGGGCGACATTTGATGGTGCTACGGGGGCGACAGGGGAGGACTTTGAGTTCTCGCTAGTCGACGGCCGAGTTTTCTCCTTCTTTTTGGCTCCTTTTTTGGAGTCTTTCTTGTTCTTCTTCTTGGGCACGTTGGGCGCCTGGCGCGTGAGCCCACTGGGACCGGGCTGTGCTGGCACCGGGGGCACCTTTGTCCCAGCTGTTTTTTGAGCACCCAAAGATGGTACGGGTGTGGGCTCCGCGGTTGCAGTCGCGTACGTGCGGGCCTCCTTCTTCTTGTCCGACGCTAATGGTGGTCGCAGGTTCCTTTCGGGGAGCAACCTATCCTCTAGGGAAGCCAGGCGGGCATTGAGCATACCGCCCACCTGGACCATTACCGTCCTGCAAATATCCTCAAGAGAGGTCTCTGGTTGTGGTTGTGGGGGCCGGACAGGGACGGCCTCCATTGTCGTATCCATGAGGGCATTGGCGGAACCCTGCTTCCGCACCCTCTCCATCTCCTGGCGCATCTCATTCAGCTCCTTGCGGAGGCTGGCCATATCAGCTTGCAGGCGGGCATTATCTGCTTGCAAGGCGCGCGTCTCATCCGATACCGACCTCTGGGCGAGGCCGGCGACGTCCTCTTTAATGGCGCTGACGGCATCCTGTAGTGCGCGCACAAAGGTTCCCTTAAGGTTTGACGATTTCTTCGCCACTCTTTCGACTACGTCGAGGCTGGATCCGATCCGTTTGAGGACGGTGATCGCCGTGTCTTCTTCAACTTCCAGTGGCGCGGCATTTGATAGACCTGCCGTGACCAGAGCCGATCGAGTCTTGCGGGCTTCCAGAACTGAGTCAAGGAGTTCCGCCTCGGCTCGTGCCCTCATCTCCGCCTCTGTCGCCTTTCTCAACGATTCTTTGGCGGCCGCCAGCCCGACGTACTCGCCGGTGGTTGGCGGACGGCCGCGTCCCCTTCTTTTGTGTACCCCTTTGGCGGGGGTGTCTGTGGAGCTGCCGCTCAACTCCTTATCTCTGGGCCTCTTCTGGCCGCGGCCCTCACTCCAGAATCTTCCCGCACCTTCCTGGTCTAGGGACTCCATGGAAGCAAAGCGGCTGGAAGCGCTTGCCATGGAGTCTCTGCTGTCTGAGTCTGAATCTGACAGCCTCCTTACTCTCTCTCTCTCCTTCTCTTTACTTCCTCCTGCTGAACCTATCCTACTCTCCTCCTCCACACGGCGAATGGCCCCCCCGTATACAATGGGGCCGATGGGCCGGCTGTCCGACCCACCAAGGGATTCCCCGCGAACGGGACCCTCCCGGgtagttttttctttgttcgtcgtgttcatgttttttattcccCTTAAAAGCCCCCCCCGGTGTTGCCGCCCTCGCCGCTGGTCTCCCACCAACGATTCATCCCTTCGCCGGGCGGCGATGCTTGGGATTAGggtgattttttatagaggttttcttcctcgcagccccgcGCTCAGTGCGCGGAGCCCCCGTTCCCGCTCCGTGCGGGTTTACGGTTTGCCCGACGGTGGCCGAAGCCAGCCGCCGCGCGGGGCGTTTCCGCCCAGAAaggggtaattttttatagaggttttcttcctcgcggccccacgctcagtgcgcagagcccccgttcCCGCTCAGTGCGGGCttacggtttacttggcgtccaccgatcataaagaccagtgggcgccaagtgtggtgttgccaccagggtaattttttatagaggttttcttcctcgcggccccacgctcagtgcgcagagcccccgtttccgctagGTGCGGATTTACGGGTTttggtgtttggttcgcggggcgaaaaaagccctaccccagcaatatgccggggcgttcccctatccaccacccggggacgcgccacgtcggagttcacctctccgcccactcggacaaccgagcaggtccgtggaacctaacctaacctaacctaacctttttttttttttttttgtaacgagggaaaatacacttccgtacccctgcgccgggcagtgcaatggcgcagggagtgtgggactcgcctacagtcgttcagccatacccactaaaaaccctcatgcccaccttGCCGCGatgacccgagctttgtaccagctgagccataaccaaagctcgggccgTGCGTCTGACGCCGAAGCGCCTCTCCCTAAGTGGTGAGAGCCAGAGAGGTAGGATCTTTTTTGTCCTACTaccccagcccccaccggcggaACCAATCGGCCCGCCCTCTACCCTACtctacgtgccgcagaggggACTGGAAAACCAGTATCCCCCCTCGGCCTCTCCATCACGCATCCATCCGTCTCCTCATACTGGCCATGAGGGCCGCAGGGGGCATGGTAAACCAGTGcccacccacagcccccacgacctcaccccacatccggccacgagggctgtaagatgggcaggataaaccagtacccacccacaccccccgcggccccaccacgtcgcatctgccggtgcgaccccggttgggcatggtcagggcggagtcactgctgtgacccaccactgacggccctctccaggtgggtcggtcatgtgcaacacccaacacgatgaccgaccctagagtttggttcgcggggccgaagccctaccccagccgaagccggggcgttcccctatccaccacccggggacgcgccacgtcggagtactc
The Papilio machaon chromosome 8, ilPapMach1.1, whole genome shotgun sequence DNA segment above includes these coding regions:
- the LOC106717967 gene encoding neurofilament heavy polypeptide-like; translation: MNTTNKEKTTREGPVRGESLGGSDSRPIGPIVYGGAIRRVEEESRIGSAGGSKEKERERVRRLSDSDSDSRDSMASASSRFASMESLDQEGAGRFWSEGRGQKRPRDKELSGSSTDTPAKGVHKRRGRGRPPTTGEYVGLAAAKESLRKATEAEMRARAEAELLDSVLEARKTRSALVTAGLSNAAPLEVEEDTAITVLKRIGSSLDVVERVAKKSSNLKGTFVRALQDAVSAIKEDVAGLAQRSVSDETRALQADNARLQADMASLRKELNEMRQEMERVRKQGSANALMDTTMEAVPVRPPQPQPETSLEDICRTVMVQVGGMLNARLASLEDRLLPERNLRPPLASDKKKEARTYATATAEPTPVPSLGAQKTAGTKVPPVPAQPGPSGLTRQAPNVPKKKNKKDSKKGAKKKEKTRPSTSENSKSSPVAPVAPSNVAPPRRPPNPDALEENWVTVGRNGKAQRQKSKAAPTQAPTSAPAPRPQRLKVPRSSAVVVTLTEAAINKGLTYSSVLKEARSKLDLKEVI